The DNA window ATAATGAGCTTTTAAATAAATATAAAGATAAGTATGGTGATTCTAATAAAATTCCAACTAAAAATGAATTAAATCAATTCTTAAAAGAATCTAAAAAAGAATTGCCTTACTTGGAGGAAACAGAGTCCACCAGTCTTCAACAGGCACGTGATGATTTACATAAAGCTTTTAAAAACAGTTTTAAAAGCAAAAGGCATAATACTCCAAAATTTCACTCTAAAAAGAAAATACGACCTAGCTTCAGACAAACTATCCGAAAAGAAAAAAGACCAGTAGAAAACAACACACTAACTTTAAGAAAACATGGCAAAGTAATCTTCAGCACAAGCATAGAATACCTGGATTTATTAAACAGTCCCAACACCAAATTCAACAACATCACAGTATATTATGATGGATTAAACCACTATGCATCATTCAACATTGAAACAAATCCGCCAGAACAACTGCCGTTAACAGGCAAGCACATTGGATGTGATATCAATTCCAACAAAAATGGATGGCTAGTCACAAGCGAAAGACAAAAAGAATTCTTTGATGTTAATCATGACAACCAAATGATCAAACACATCAATAAATTAATGTCCAAATGCAGAAAAGGAAGCAGACGATGGAAAAAACTACAAAAAAGACTACAAAAATGGTACAACAAAAGAACAAACCAATTAAATGACTACATTGAAAAACTAACTTACAACCTAGTCAAAGAATACGACACCATAGTCTTTGAAAAAAACTACTCCACTATCAAAATTTTAATCGGAGGAGAACAAAACATGATATTTCCTCTATCACAATTCATAAAAAGACTAAAAGACAAATTCCAACTCTACAAAAGCGAAGCAGACGGCGTACAATTCGTAAAACCACACAACACAAGCCGAACATGCCACTACTGCGGACACATAAACAAAGAGTTAAAAGTCAAAACAAGAAACTATGTTTGTCCAAAATGCGGAAAAATACTTGATAGAGACATAAATGCAGCAATTAATATTCTAAACCGCTGGTTCAACGGGGATTAGCCTGAAAATACTTAAATTAACCATATTAAGTGAAAAAATTCAGGAATCCCCACCCTCTTTTAGGGTGGGGTGGTTCAATCATTCGACAACAATACAAAAACCATCAAGGAATATGATAAATCAGTATTGGTCTTTTTAGAGTTAGATTCAACACTTGGGTTGGTGAATACTCCTATTGCATTAATAAATGAGGAGATAACATACACACCTTCACAAGAGGGAAACGGAACAGTAACAGCTAGACACTTAAATGCATACTACACAATTACTATAGAAAACTCTAAAATACCTACAGTCATTAAACCTGCTGCTGAATCTTATGAAGTATATGTGGATGATACTTGTGGTAATCTTGCTGTTCTTCAAAATGAAGACGGAAACAATATAACTGAGGAATATACATTAACCTACACTTCCAACAATGAATCTGTTGTTAAGATTGTAAACGATTCATTTGTTGCTGTCGGTGAAGGTAGTGCTGTCATTACTGTTTCATTCAACGGCACTGACAGATTTGCGGCTGCTGAAAGCAAAACAATTTATGTAACTGTGAAAAGGATTCCTACTGAAATTGTATCTTCTGCAGTGACAACAGTTTATAATGTTGACAAAAACCTCGTAATCACTTTAAAGGATGTCAAAGGTAATTCAGTCAGTGGAGTAAATATAACCGTTGACCTTAACGGTGCCAAAACATACACTACTGACAAGAACGGTCAGGTTAAAGTTCCAACCAAAGGATTGGTTCCTAAAGCATACACTGCAAAAGTAACCTTCGACGGCAACGCTAAGTATGTCAACTCATCCAAAAACGTCAAGGTCACTGTCAAAAAGGCGGCTTCTAAAATTGTCGCCAAGTCCAAGACCTTCAAGACAATCACCAAAACCAAAAAATATGCAATAACATTAAAGAACAATATTGGTAAACCAATCAGCAAAGCTGTTGTGTACTTGAAAGTCGCAGGCAAGACCTACAAGGCCACTACCAACTCCAAAGGTAAGGCTACCTTCAAAATCACCAAACTCAACAAGAAAGGAAACTTCAAGGCGACCGTAACCTTTAAGGGAAACAAATACTACAAGAAAGTGACCAAAAAAGTTACAATTAAGGTCAAACAGGTCTGGAAAACAGTTTCAAAAGGAAGCAAAGAATCTGCAAAAGTTAAAAAGATCCAACGTGCTTTGAAAAACAACGGATACTATTTAACCTACCAAGGTCACTACCTTAAAGTAGACGGTATCTATTGGGACTGTACTGTAAGGTCTGTCAAAGAGTTCCAGCATGACAAAGGATTGAAGGTAACAGGTAAGGTTGATGAAAAGACTGCCCTAAAACTCGGATTAATTTAAGGATAGGGGATTTCATTTCCCTATTTTTTCTATTTTTTTAAATCATTTCACCATTCAATATAATTCAATGTTTGCACCGGCATTATTGGAATAGATTTCAAAACAATACTTTTAATTATTTGTATTTCACATTAGCGTCATGCTTTCTAATAATATACTTACTTTATAAATGTACATATAGTGCAAATCTTAAAATTGGAAACATTTATAAGGCACTAATTACTAACATTATATTAACAAAATATATATGCCAATTCGTACCATCACTATATCAGACGTTTTGTATGAATTGTCGAAAGTAACTTTTCGGTGATAACATGACAATAATTAATTTAATTGAAAATGCATTTTCAAAAAACGATTTTGAAAGGGTTATAAGGCTTTGCGATGAAATCTCAGAAAACCAAAAAGCAATAAGCTATAAGGCAAGAAGCCTTTGTCTTCTTGAAAGGCCTCATGAAGCATTGGACGTTCTGGACAAGACCAATTATCCTGACAATCCATATCATCACTACATCAAGGCACAGGCGCTGATGGATATTGAACAATATGGTCAGGCAATCGAATGCTTTGAAGAGATTTTTGACCTTGAAGTGAATGATGAAACCTCCCTTGCATTCATGAAATTGGATTATAATATATGCCTCAGCTTAAGGCAAGACGAGCTGATAGAAATGGAAAAGTACGTCGATGCATGGAAAGTGAATCTCAAATCGCAATCTCCATATTCAATCGAAGGATTCACGAGACATGTAAGACAATATTCTTCAAGAGTAAAAAGCAGACAGTACTATGTGAGGATATCTTCTCACAAGGCAAAAGAAAAGCTGTTTTTATTTCTCGAAAAAAACGGATTTGAAATCAAAGACTTTGAAGGTCTTTTCTTTTTGATTGATGTGGTCGATAAAATATGCAAGGGTGATGACGGCAGAGGTGAAATCACAATTTCAGAGTCAAAATTCTATGACAAGGTTAACTTTCATCCCCATAACAAAATTGGGCTAAAAAATATATTTCATGAAAACGGAAAGATAGCATATGAAGGATATGTCCTAAACGGTGCACCATACGGTTTCGGGAAAGCCTACTTTGAAGACGGAACATTATACCGTGATGGCATATTTGACATTAATGGAATAGTTCAGGGAAAGGAATATTATCCTTCAGGACAGCTTCGCTTTGAAGGCAACTGGTGTCTTACAAGAGGATATGGGCCAAACGCACCCTGCAACGGCAATGCCTATGATGAGGATGGAAATCTGATATACTCTGGACAGCTTGAAATCAAAAGGAATGGCATGGGATGGCCGATGATTCAAAAGCCAAAAGGCTTCCCACTAGAACAGGAGAATAGACCAAAAATCGAATGTTATAATGGAGTGATAGAATGAAAATAAAAGATGGAATAGTAGGTTTGACAGTAGGAGATGCACTTGGAGTGCCTGTGGAGTTTCGCCCAAGAGAATATCTGATTGAAAATCCGGTAACCGGAATGATGGGTCATGGAACATACGACAAGCCAAAGGGAACCTGGTCTGACGATACATCACTGACACTGGCAACTATGCAGAGCATCGCAGCAAAAAATGCAATTGATTTGGAGGACATAATGAGGGAATTTGTGGCATATGCTCGGGAATCCAAATACTGCCAATATGAAGTATTCGACTACGGAAACACCACAATTGAAGCTATTAACAGATTCGAGAGAGGATATCCGGTTAACGAATGCGGAGGAAGAGATGAATATGACAATGGAAACGGATCTCTAATGAGAATACTGCCATTGGCATTCATTCCGGGCATTACATATGATGAAATCGAAAGCGTATCAGGACTTACACACGCCCATCCAAAATCCAAAATCTCCTGTGTGCTTTATATAGAAATAGCAAAGTCAATGCTTGAAAACAATCTTGAAATCGAAGAGCATATACAAAGGGCATGCGAAAAAATCCAGAAACATTATGAAGGCGTAGAGTATTTGGAGGAGTTTCGAGATATCTTTGAAATGGATTTCCATGTAAGTGAAGGCAGAAGCTATGTCATAAAAACCCTTGAAGCTGTTCTTTATTGCCTTTTGGAAACTGAAAACTATAGGGATGCAGTCCTTAAGGCGGTAAATCTCGGCCGTGATACAGATACAGTAGCGGCCATTACAGGAGGGCTTGCAGGTATATACTATGGCGATATCCCTCAGGAGTGGATTGATGACATTCCACAAATGGACTATGTCCTTGGAATATGCAGTGACTTTGAGAATTTCTGCCTAAAAAAATGAATGAGGAAATAACATGGGAGAGCTAACCCAATACATGTGTCTGAACTGTGATTTTACAATCCAGGACAATGACTTAAGGTATTTCATTGATGAGAAAACCAATTGCATAGTCATACATTCAATGGGAATGCGTACATTTGATATGGGGCGTGACAGCAAAATCAACGGGAAAATAATTCCATCATTCTGCCCGCACTGCCTGAAAGAAGTGAATTTCTGTCATAATGATGATATGGGAAATGTTGAAAAGATAATAACTTCACTTGAAACTGATGAAAAAGAATTTAAAAAAGATTTGGATGAAAGATATCCCTTTCGAAAAAAGGCTGTCATGCTTAAAGGTGCCGTTGGGCCGAAAGATGAGCATGGTAAATGTCCAAAGTGCGGCAGGAAAATAGAACTGATAACGCAAGATAACCAAGAATGTCCAAAGTGCGGGGCATGCTTTTAAGTTTTTTAGCCGCATTATATGATTGAGGATATAGTTAACTATATTGATGATAATTAAAAAATATGTTACTTAACAAGGTTGTGTTAAATATGAATTTCGAAAATCAACTTAAAGAATGCGATGAATTATATGAAAAACAGGATTATGAAGCTTTAATTGAAAAATGTGATGAAATACTTGGTCAATTTCCATACAATCCTAATGCAATATGCTATAAGGGAGTTTCCCTCCATAAACTAGGTGAAACTGATGAAGCATTAAATATACTTGAAAAAGGAGTCGAAACAAATCCTGACGATTGTCCTTTGAGAAATAATCTTGCATTGATATATTGTGAATTGGAAGAATACGAAAAAGTCCCTAAAGCTTTGCAAGGAAAGCTTTAAAACCAAAGGTCCTGTTTGGATTGCATAATCAAATTCTCAAATCTGTTGAATAATCTCGCGGATTTTGGTGGCAAGCTAATGATTATATGGGCTGAAGCTTAATGTGGTGATAAGATGGATGAAGAAAACTTAAAAAATGATGCTGAAATTGATAATTCTCGTTTGGAGGAACTAATTAAACAGGACATAACTCCCCAGATGCAAAGGGAAGTATTTGATATATTAAAGAAATCCAGACTCTTCCTGCCGATTGATTTTGGAGAGGATGCATTCAAGGGAATTGAAAACTCAGAACCCGGCGATGTAATTGAAGGCCCGAAAGGTTTCAGCATTCAATTTTTAACTGATGATAATGGAAACAAGGCAGTTCCGTTATTTACAAGTGAAGAGATGATGCAAAAGGCAGGCGTTCACACATCAGTAATGGTGATGTATATGAGCGACCTTGCTGGAATGCTTGCCCAAAGCGACAGGTATTCAATAATTTCAATCAACCCATTCACTGAATTTGGTCTGAACATGCCGATTGAAGCGTTTTTGGCACAGTTTGATATCAAACCTGATCCATTGAGGGAACTTCTGGCCAAAAAGGACATTAAGGATGATGAATTAAAAAAAGAGCTCATGTCCTCCCAGATGATTGTGGGCTGCGTTGATGCAGAAGAAGGCACAAGTTTTGTCATGATATGGGATGATAACAAAAAGTCTTATCTTCCATTGTTTACAGACATTGAAGAGTTCAAAAAGATTTTTGAAAAATACTCAGATGATGTATATCCTCAGGCATATTATTTCGCCGACTTGGTAAAGGTTGCAAAAGTTGATTTTGTGATAAATCCAGCATCAGAATCACTGATTTTGAGTCCTGAAGTATTTAAAGGACAGTGATATTGTGCACTTGTCAAAATCAAGGTATTGCGAAGGAGTTCAGTGTAAAAAGATTTTATGGCTTAATGAACACATGCCGGATAATGCGACTGATAAAGGCAGTGAAGCTATTCTTGAAACAGGAAGAAAAGTTGGAGAGCTTGCAAAGGGACTTTTCGGTGATTATGATGATGTTGTCTATGATAATGACATTGGCGTGAGAATTGAAAAAACCCAAAATCTTTTGAAGGATTGTCCCAATGTCATTACCGAAGCGTCTTTTAGTCATGATGACAATTTCTGCAGTGTCGACATTCTCAAAAATGATGCTGACGGCGTGGAAATATATGAAGTGAAAAGCTCCACAGAAATCAAGGACATCTACCTGGATGACGTTGCATACCAGTACTTTGTTTTAACAAGCGCTGGATTAAATGTCAAAAAAGCAGCCATTGTCTACATTAACAATGAATACGTTAGAGGAAGTGAGCTGGATATGGCTCAGCTATTCAATATCGAGGATGTAACAGATATTGTCAGCCAAATGCAGGATGAAATCAAAAGCAACATTTCCGCTTTCAATGATTTGGGACAAAGCGAACCGGAAATCGATATAGGGCAGCAGTGCTTTAATCCCTACCCCTGCCCTTACTGGCAGTACTGCACAAGAAACCTGCCGACCCCCAATGTATTTGACATTGCAGTTATGCAGAGACGCTCCAAATTCAAGAAATACTATGATGGTAAGATTTCATTCGAAGATCTCGAAAATGAAAACCTCAACCCCAAATACATGGAACAGATTGACTTCGAGCTTCATGACAGGGAACCGAAAATAATTAAATCCGCAATAGATGATGTATTGAAGTCTCTAAGCTATCCTTTGTATTTTATCGACTATGAAACCTGCCAGCATGCGATTCCTGAAATCGAAGGCACAAAACCTTATCAGCAGATTCCTTTCCAGTACTCGCTGCATATC is part of the uncultured Methanobrevibacter sp. genome and encodes:
- a CDS encoding M48 family metallopeptidase translates to MNFENQLKECDELYEKQDYEALIEKCDEILGQFPYNPNAICYKGVSLHKLGETDEALNILEKGVETNPDDCPLRNNLALIYCELEEYEKVPKALQGKL
- a CDS encoding transposase, with the protein product MGEYIRGVVVKLHVTPEQEVLFKQNYGCTRKTHNELLNKYKDKYGDSNKIPTKNELNQFLKESKKELPYLEETESTSLQQARDDLHKAFKNSFKSKRHNTPKFHSKKKIRPSFRQTIRKEKRPVENNTLTLRKHGKVIFSTSIEYLDLLNSPNTKFNNITVYYDGLNHYASFNIETNPPEQLPLTGKHIGCDINSNKNGWLVTSERQKEFFDVNHDNQMIKHINKLMSKCRKGSRRWKKLQKRLQKWYNKRTNQLNDYIEKLTYNLVKEYDTIVFEKNYSTIKILIGGEQNMIFPLSQFIKRLKDKFQLYKSEADGVQFVKPHNTSRTCHYCGHINKELKVKTRNYVCPKCGKILDRDINAAINILNRWFNGD
- a CDS encoding DUF2779 domain-containing protein, with the translated sequence MHLSKSRYCEGVQCKKILWLNEHMPDNATDKGSEAILETGRKVGELAKGLFGDYDDVVYDNDIGVRIEKTQNLLKDCPNVITEASFSHDDNFCSVDILKNDADGVEIYEVKSSTEIKDIYLDDVAYQYFVLTSAGLNVKKAAIVYINNEYVRGSELDMAQLFNIEDVTDIVSQMQDEIKSNISAFNDLGQSEPEIDIGQQCFNPYPCPYWQYCTRNLPTPNVFDIAVMQRRSKFKKYYDGKISFEDLENENLNPKYMEQIDFELHDREPKIIKSAIDDVLKSLSYPLYFIDYETCQHAIPEIEGTKPYQQIPFQYSLHIIEKKGDSLKHKEFLADADDDNLIRNFAKRMIADMPEDGSVIVYNKAFEATRNKEIAEMYPEFKEDMERFNANMVDLMVPFRERNYYTKEMEGSYSIKKVLPALFPDDPELDYNELSLVHKGDEASNAFLSLKNKSPEEQKPIRKALLEYCRLDTLAMVKIWEKFRQVLFE
- a CDS encoding peptidoglycan-binding protein; amino-acid sequence: MVQSFDNNTKTIKEYDKSVLVFLELDSTLGLVNTPIALINEEITYTPSQEGNGTVTARHLNAYYTITIENSKIPTVIKPAAESYEVYVDDTCGNLAVLQNEDGNNITEEYTLTYTSNNESVVKIVNDSFVAVGEGSAVITVSFNGTDRFAAAESKTIYVTVKRIPTEIVSSAVTTVYNVDKNLVITLKDVKGNSVSGVNITVDLNGAKTYTTDKNGQVKVPTKGLVPKAYTAKVTFDGNAKYVNSSKNVKVTVKKAASKIVAKSKTFKTITKTKKYAITLKNNIGKPISKAVVYLKVAGKTYKATTNSKGKATFKITKLNKKGNFKATVTFKGNKYYKKVTKKVTIKVKQVWKTVSKGSKESAKVKKIQRALKNNGYYLTYQGHYLKVDGIYWDCTVRSVKEFQHDKGLKVTGKVDEKTALKLGLI
- a CDS encoding SseB family protein, whose amino-acid sequence is MDEENLKNDAEIDNSRLEELIKQDITPQMQREVFDILKKSRLFLPIDFGEDAFKGIENSEPGDVIEGPKGFSIQFLTDDNGNKAVPLFTSEEMMQKAGVHTSVMVMYMSDLAGMLAQSDRYSIISINPFTEFGLNMPIEAFLAQFDIKPDPLRELLAKKDIKDDELKKELMSSQMIVGCVDAEEGTSFVMIWDDNKKSYLPLFTDIEEFKKIFEKYSDDVYPQAYYFADLVKVAKVDFVINPASESLILSPEVFKGQ
- a CDS encoding ADP-ribosylglycohydrolase family protein; amino-acid sequence: MKIKDGIVGLTVGDALGVPVEFRPREYLIENPVTGMMGHGTYDKPKGTWSDDTSLTLATMQSIAAKNAIDLEDIMREFVAYARESKYCQYEVFDYGNTTIEAINRFERGYPVNECGGRDEYDNGNGSLMRILPLAFIPGITYDEIESVSGLTHAHPKSKISCVLYIEIAKSMLENNLEIEEHIQRACEKIQKHYEGVEYLEEFRDIFEMDFHVSEGRSYVIKTLEAVLYCLLETENYRDAVLKAVNLGRDTDTVAAITGGLAGIYYGDIPQEWIDDIPQMDYVLGICSDFENFCLKK
- a CDS encoding CDC27 family protein, which translates into the protein MTIINLIENAFSKNDFERVIRLCDEISENQKAISYKARSLCLLERPHEALDVLDKTNYPDNPYHHYIKAQALMDIEQYGQAIECFEEIFDLEVNDETSLAFMKLDYNICLSLRQDELIEMEKYVDAWKVNLKSQSPYSIEGFTRHVRQYSSRVKSRQYYVRISSHKAKEKLFLFLEKNGFEIKDFEGLFFLIDVVDKICKGDDGRGEITISESKFYDKVNFHPHNKIGLKNIFHENGKIAYEGYVLNGAPYGFGKAYFEDGTLYRDGIFDINGIVQGKEYYPSGQLRFEGNWCLTRGYGPNAPCNGNAYDEDGNLIYSGQLEIKRNGMGWPMIQKPKGFPLEQENRPKIECYNGVIE